The Musa acuminata AAA Group cultivar baxijiao chromosome BXJ1-3, Cavendish_Baxijiao_AAA, whole genome shotgun sequence genome window below encodes:
- the LOC135636070 gene encoding cytochrome P450 71A9-like produces MVNLSELLLSVTCNITCRTAFGSGFDDGGDIQLHDMLREAQEELSGLFLSDYLPLLGWVDRLRGMRSRLERTYVKLDSIYQRLIDYHRDRFRQQGKEDEDVLDALLRMQKDEEGLTEDHIKGVLMNIFIAGTDTCSATVEWAMAELIRQPELMKRAQDEVRGCVRSKGEAEESDLHQLHFFKCVVKETMRLHRPAPLLSPRETMQHFKFNGYDILPKTWMYVNAWAIGRDPNSWGRPHVFDPQRFMHDSMEANGQDFKLIPFGEGRRICPAKNLGMLMVELVLANLLYSFDWHLPTVMVKEDISMEEASGLTVNRVYALCLMATKYDASTA; encoded by the exons ATGGTCAACCTGAGCGAGTTGCTGCTCTCGGTTACCTGCAATATAACATGCAGAACTGCCTTTGGCTCCGGCTTCGACGATGGAGGCGACATCCAACTCCACGACATGCTCAGAGAAGCCCAAGAAGAGTTAAGTGGCTTGTTTTTATCTGATTACTTACCATTGTTGGGGTGGGTTGATAGGCTACGTGGGATGAGATCCAGACTTGAAAGGACCTACGTTAAGCTCGATAGCATCTACCAACGCCTTATAGATTACCACCGAGATCGATTCAGGCAACAAGGTAAAGAAGATGAAGACGTCTTAGATGCTTTGCTCCGCATGCAAAAGGATGAGGAGGGTCTAACAGAAGACCACATCAAAGGAGTGCTCATG AATATTTTCATTGCTGGGACGGACACATGCTCGGCAACCGTGGAGTGGGCGATGGCGGAGCTCATCAGACAACCTGAGCTGATGAAGAGAGCACAAGACGAGGTAAGAGGATGTGTCAGAAGCAAAGGGGAGGCGGAGGAGAGTGACCTTCACCAACTTCATTTCTTCAAGTGTGTCGTCAAGGAGACAATGAGGCTGCACCGTCCCGCTCCGCTGCTAAGTCCTAGGGAAACCATGCAGCACTTTAAGTTTAATGGCTATGATATTCTACCCAAAACATGGATGTATGTGAATGCTTGGGCGATAGGAAGAGATCCCAATTCGTGGGGGAGGCCTCATGTCTTTGATCCACAGAGGTTCATGCATGACTCCATGGAGGCAAATGGGCAGGATTTCAAGCTCATACCATTTGGCGAAGGTCGAAGGATCTGCCCCGCTAAGAATCTTGGAATGTTAATGGTGGAACTTGTGCTTGCCAACCTCCTCTACTCCTTTGATTGGCATTTACCAACTGTAATGGTGAAGGAGGACATCAGCATGGAGGAAGCATCTGGTCTTACCGTCAATAGAGTATATGCTCTTTGTCTCATGGCCACCAAATATGATGCATCAACCGCCTGA
- the LOC135636879 gene encoding cytochrome P450 71A1-like, with translation MAVPPFLLSSLPSLLVVLALLSSLLLAGRKARGGSATWKLPPSPPKLPVIGHLHLLGSSLLHRSLWELSKKHGPLMHLKLGRVPVVVVSSPEMAKEVLKTHDLECCSRPSLLSFSKFSYGFSDVALTPYGEQWRQLRKFCTVELFSARKINSFRDIRKEEMERVTKLICSHARASTMVNLSELLLSLTCNITCRTAFGSGFDDGGDIQLHDMLREAQALVAGLFLSDYLPLLGWVDRLSGMRSRLERTYVKLDSIYQRLIDYHRDRFRQQGKEDEDVLDALLRMQKDEEGLTEDHIKGVLVDIFVAGTDTSSATVEWAMAELIRQPELMKRAQDEVRRCVGSKGEVEESDLHQLHFFKCVIKETMRLHPPAPLLLPRETMQHFKLNGYDILPKTWMYVNAWAIGRDPNSWGRPHVFDPERFMHDSMEANGQDFKLIPFGEGRRICPGKNLGMLMVELVLANLIYSFDWHLPPGMVKEDISMEEAPGVTVHREYALCLMVTKYDATTA, from the exons ATGGCAGTTCCTCCCTTCCTGCTCTCCTCTCTCCCTTCTCTTCTCGTTGTTCTCGCACTGCTGTCTTCACTTCTACTCGCAGGTCGGAAGGCGAGAGGTGGCTCGGCGACCTGGAAACTCCCTCCAAGCCCACCCAAGCTCCCCGTCATCGGCCACCTCCACCTCTTGGGGAGCAGCTTACTGCATCGCTCCCTTTGGGAACTCTCCAAGAAACATGGACCTCTCATGCACTTGAAACTTGGTCGAGTCCCCGTTGTCGTCGTGTCCTCGCCGGAGATGGCTAAGGAAGTGCTCAAGACACACGATCTTGAGTGCTGCAGTCGGCCTTCGCTCCTCTCCTTTTCCAAGTTTTCATACGGTTTCTCCGACGTCGCCTTAACCCCATACGGAGAGCAATGGAGGCAGCTTCGGAAGTTCTGCACCGTCGAACTCTTCAGCGCCAGGAAGATCAACTCTTTTAGGGACATAAGAAAAGAAGAGATGGAGCGAGTGACGAAACTGATATGTTCTCACGCTCGCGCTTCGACCATGGTCAACCTGAGCGAGTTGCTGCTCTCGCTTACCTGCAATATAACATGCAGAACTGCCTTTGGCTCCGGCTTCGACGATGGAGGCGACATCCAACTCCACGACATGCTCAGAGAAGCCCAAGCGTTGGTAGCTGGCTTGTTTTTATCTGATTACTTACCATTGTTGGGGTGGGTTGATAGGCTAAGTGGGATGAGATCCAGACTTGAAAGGACATACGTTAAGCTCGATAGCATCTACCAACGCCTTATAGATTACCACCGAGATCGATTCAGGCAACAAGGTAAAGAAGATGAAGACGTCTTAGATGCTTTGCTCCGCATGCAAAAGGATGAGGAGGGTCTAACAGAAGACCACATCAAAGGAGTGCTCGTG GATATTTTCGTTGCTGGGACGGACACATCCTCGGCAACCGTGGAGTGGGCGATGGCGGAGCTCATCAGACAACCTGAGCTGATGAAGAGAGCACAAGACGAGGTAAGACGATGTGTCGGAAGCAAAGGGGAGGTGGAGGAGAGTGACCTTCACCAACTTCATTTCTTCAAGTGTGTCATCAAGGAGACGATGAGGCTGCACCCTCCCGCTCCGCTGCTACTTCCTAGGGAAACCATGCAGCACTTTAAGCTAAATGGCTATGATATTCTACCCAAAACATGGATGTATGTGAATGCTTGGGCGATAGGAAGAGATCCCAATTCGTGGGGGAGGCCTCATGTCTTTGATCCAGAGAGGTTCATGCATGACTCCATGGAGGCAAATGGGCAGGATTTCAAGCTCATACCATTTGGCGAAGGTCGAAGGATCTGCCCCGGTAAGAATCTTGGAATGTTAATGGTGGAACTTGTGCTTGCCAACCTCATCTACTCCTTTGATTGGCATTTACCACCTGGAATGGTGAAGGAGGACATCAGTATGGAGGAAGCCCCTGGTGTTACTGTACATAGAGAGTATGCTCTTTGTCTCATGGTCACCAAATATGATGCAACAACAGCCTGA